The genomic DNA TTGAATTAAACTCAATTAAAATCTACAACGTATTAGGTAAGCTAGTTAAACAAATAGAAATTGCAAAAGGATTATCTAAATTAAATACCAATTTAAGCAACTTAAATAAAGGAATTTATCTATTAAATTTAGAAGCTATTGATGGTACGAACAGGTCTCAAAAGCTAGTAATCAACTAATAATTAAGCACATAATTATTAGGGTAACCGATAAAATTTACGTTTAAACGTTTTTATTATTCATCTTTTTCATTAAGGTATACATTTGAAAAAATGTTTTGCCCGAATGAATATTTTTATTTCTAACCTAAAATTTTTACTTCTCTCGGTATTTTTATCGATATCTTATTATACTTCAGGTCAAAATAAATTAGAGTCTAGTTGTGGCACGGTCACCACTCCAGAATCTCTTGAATACATTAATAGTATAAAGCCACAAATTAAAAAACATGAGCAAGAGTTTATTGCTTATAAATCTAATAAAAGTAATTCCCATAAAATAGTTAATTCCATTCCTATTAAAGCTCATATTATCAGGTCTTCTAATGGAACCGGTGGACTTAATATTTCGGATCTTAATGATGCTATTGATAACCTTAATGATATTTATGCAGGTGCTTACATGGAATTTTTCTTATGCGATGGTATTAATTATATAGATGACGATGCGTTTTGTCATTTTAAAAAAGGAAATGAAAGTGATTTAAAAGCAACAAACTATACTGCTGGTTTAATAAATATTTATTTTACTGATTATTTAGAAAATACTTCTGAAGAAAGTATTTGCGGGTATAGCAATAATGTGGGAAGAAACGATGATATTATTGTTATGAAAAATAGCTGTGCGACTAATAATTCTTCCCTGCCTCACGAGTTAGGACATTTTTTCTCTTTAGTGCATACTCATGGACCAGATAATAGTAAAATGACTTCTGAATTAGTAGATGGTAGCAACTGCGACACAGATGGAGATGGTATTTGCGACACACCTGCAGACCCTATGCTTTCCTCTAATACTATCAATAACTTTTGTGAGTTTACAGGCATAGAAACAGATGCTAACGGACATACATTCAATCCAGATACAGGCAATATGATGTCTTATTCCAGAAAGTCATGTAGAAATCATTTTACAGATCAGCAGCTAGCTAGAATGTATGCTTTTTACCAAACCACAAAAAATTATTTAGCCTGTCCATCGTTTAATGCTAATTTCGTTGCTGATACTAGTGTAACCTGTGAGGAAACATTAACTGTAAACTTTAAAAATAATTGCTCTAATATTACCAATTGGCAATGGGACGTAGACTCAGATGGTGTTATTGACTATACCAATCAAAACCCTTCACACACCTATAATGCTGGTATATATGATGTAACGCTTACTGTTTCTAATAAATCTAAAACTATAAAGAAAACATTTTCTAAATTCATAAAAGTTGGTACAAAAATCAATCCTCTTCAAGAAAGCTTTGATGATTTTGAAATTGCAGGAGATCATGGTTGGACAACAATTGATGCTTCAAAAAATGGTTATAATTGGTACTCCAATACAGGACAAACAACAACTAAAGGTACCGGTCCTTTAAATGATAATATATCTAATAACAACATAGGAAAATATATTTATGCTGAAGCTTCTGGAGCAAAACTTGGAGATGTCGCTGAATTCATTTCTCCATGTATTAATATAACGACATCGAATACCAAACTGGAATTTTCATATCATATGTTTGGAAAAGACATAGGCGCATTACACGTAGATATAAAAACGAATAGTGGCTACATTAATGATGTTATACCTGCTCTTTATGGAAATCAACAAGCAAATCAAAATGCCCCGTTTTTAAAGCAAACTGTTAATTTATCGTCTTATGAGGATCAAACCATAAAAATTCGCTTTAGAGCTGTAAGAGGAGCTGGTTGGAACGGTGATATAGCTATTGATAATATCTTTATTAAGGGTTATGAAGAAAAAGAACAGACCATACCCAATACTATAGCAAATATAAAAGCTTATCCAAACCCTATTACAAGCAATTCCCTGTATATCAAAACGACAAATACCGAAGACATTTTAAAATACCAAATTTCTAATTTATTTGGACAAGTATTTTTATCGGGAACATTAACCAATCAGCCTATTAATGTTAGCGATTTGGCTTCTGGCACTTACTTCCTAACCCTTACCAGTAAAAATTCAAGAATCGTTAAGAAGATTGTTAAATAAAATTGATTGTAAATAGCTAAGTAATCGGAAGCTCTAATATATTAAAAACCCACAGCTAATTTTTAACTACGCCCTTTTAAGCAAAGCTTTATTAATCTGTTTTATAAGACTTGGCCCTTCATAAATAAACCCTGTATAGATCTGCACTAAATCTGCTCCAGCATCTATTTTTTCAAGAGCATCCTCTGCAGAATGTATGCCACCTACTCCAATTATTGGAAATGATTTATGGCTTTTATCAGATAAATATTTTATAACCTTTGTGCTTTTATCCTTTATAGGTTGTCCGCTTAAACCACCATGACCTATACTTTCTAGCATTTCTTTTGAAGCTTTTAAATGACTTCTATCCATAGACGTATTACTTGCAATAACACCGTCTAACTTTGTTTCTGCAACAAGTGCTACAATTTCATCTAATTGTCCTTCATTTAAATCAGGTGCTATTTTAAGAAGGATTGGTTTTTGCTTTTCAAATGTTTTATTTGCATTTTGAACAGCCCCTATCAGTTCTTCTAAATAATCTTTATCATTTAATTTAGCATGACTGCCTACATTAGGACAACTAACATTAAGCACAAAATAATCAACATACGGATGTAATGCATTAAAACACTCTAGGTAATCTTTGGTGTAATCTTCTGGTTTTGTACTAGTGTTTTTCCCAATATTACCACCAATAATCAGCTTCCCTTTATTCTTTTTTAATTGAAAAATAGCCGCTTCTAGTCCTTCATTATTAAACCCCATTCGGTTAATAATGCCCTGATCGCCTTTAAGCCTAAATAATCTTTTCTTAGGGTTTCCTGCTTGTCCTTTAGGGGTTACCGTGCCTATCTCAATAAATCCAAAACCGAAATCTGCTAATTCATTGTACAGTACAGCATTTTTATCAAAACCAGCTGCTAAACCTACGGGGTTTTTAAAAGTTAACCCGAACAAATTTCGTTTTAATTTTGCCCCCTTAACCACATATAAACTTCTAAAAACAGCTTTAATCCCAGGAATCTTAGACGTAAATTTTATCAGCGAAAATGTAAAATAATGAATCTTTTCAGGGTCGAACAGAAAAAAAAGAGGGCGAAGGAATAATTTGTACATCCGATATTATTTATGCAAAAATACTCCTAAATAAAAAATTGAACAATTCAAAAGCAAAAAAAATTAATAATCGTATTTTTAAACCCAACAATTATGTTGAGCTATTTTAATCAACCATGCCAAACTTTATCTAAAATGATTTCAAAAGAAAACATCATAAAACGATTCGTAAGTTACGTTACTATTGATACAGAATCCGATCCAGCGTCTAAAACAACACCTAGTACAAAAAAGCAATGGGATTTGGCTAATAAACTAGCCGAAGAGCTTAAAAGTATTGGGATGACAGATGTTAGCATTGATAAGAATGCCTATATTATGGCGACTCTACCAAGTAATGTAGATCATGATGTTCCTACTATTGGATTCATTTCTCATTTTGATACCTCTCCAGATTTTACAGGAGCTAACGTAAAGCCACAAATTGTTGAAAATTATAATGGCCATGATATTGTTTTAAATGAAGCTGAAAACATTGTATTATCTCCAGATTATTTTGAAGATTTACTGTTATATAAAGGTCAAACTTTAATAACAACAGACGGCACTACGCTTTTAGGAGCAGATGATAAAGCTGGGATTTGCGAAATCGTTTCTGCTATGGAATATTTAGTAAATCATCCAGAAATTAAACACGGAAAAATAAGAGTTGGTTTTACTCCCGATGAGGAAATAGGTCGAGGCGCACACAAATTTGATGTTGAAAAATTTGGTGCAGATTGGGCTTATACCATGGATGGAAGTCAAATAGGTGAATTAGAATACGAAAACTTTAATGCAGCCAGAGCTGTAGTAAAAATAAAAGGTAAAATTGTACATCCAGGATATGCTAAAGGTAAAATGATAAATTCTATGTACATCGCGCAAGAGTTTATTAATTCGCTGCCACGACTAGAAACTCCGGAGCATACAGAAGGCTATCAAGGTTTTTTTCATTTGCACAACATCAAAGGAAATGTTGAGGAAACTGTTTTAGAATATATTATTCGCGACCATGATAGAGGGCATTTTGAAGCTCGTAAAGAAGTCATGCAGAAACTAACAAACGAATTAAACTCACAATACGAACGCCAAGTTGTTACTACTGAAATTAAGGATCAGTATTTTAATATGAAAGAAAAAGTCGAACCCGTGATGCATATTGTAGATATTGCAGAAAAAGCGATGAGACAACTCGGTATTAAACCACTCATTAAAGCTATTCGTGGTGGTACTGATGGCTCTCAATTAAGCTATATGGGTTTACCTTGCCCTAATATATTTGCTGGTGGACATAACTTTCATGGCCGTTATGAATATGTTCCCGTTGAAAGTATGATTAAAGCAACAGAAGTGATTTGTAAGATTGCCGAGTTAACGGCTTTAGAAGAGTAAAAAACACAAACGACACAAAAGATTATCACTTTAAAATCAACTGCATGAGTGAATATTCAACTGTGGAATTACGACATCCCTTGAATATTGTTTTGTAGGATAGGTTAATGGGCACATATATAACTACCATCTTCTTTATTCTCTTATAAGGATATAGACATCTGCAAGAATATGCCTGATGCTTTCATGCATAACAAACAATACATTTAAATATAATATCTTTAAATAAAATGCAATAGATTTAAAAAGTATCGTCTTTTTAACCAAAGACCCTCTATAAATGGTTAAATGAATTCAGAATCAGAAAACAGTAAAAAACTTAATGATTTTTTTGGTAGAGAATACCGGTCTCTGAAGATTTATGTGAATAACAGAATAAAGGATACTGCCAGTCGAAATGCTGAAGATATTATTCAGGATGTGGCTTTAAAGCTATTCTCCGGAGCAGATAGGTATGCACCTATCAATAATGTAGCTGGTTTTGTTTATAGGTCAATTAGAAATAAAATAATTGATATTATGCGAACAACGAAACAAACAGAGCAAATAGAGATTGATAGTGAGTTTTCAAATCTGGCAGAAATGATTCATCAATCGACCGATAATCATACTTCAGAGGAAATGATTCCTCTTTTAAAAAAGAGTATTAAACAACTTAAGCCAGGATATAGAGATATTATTATAGCGGTAGATTTTGAAGGTTATACATATAAAGAAATTTCTAAAGAAACCGGAATTCCAGAAGGCACACTCATGTCCCGAAGGCATAGAGCCATAGGCATGTTATATAAAAAATTAGAATCAGAAATTAATAAATATAAAAACGACATATCATGAAAAATTACTTCAATCATAAATTCAGAGAAAAATCTCCAATAGAAATCGCAGGGATGATCATCTTTGGTATCATTGCTATTACTGGTTTAGCTATTCTGTTAGGCTTTGTAATTATGTGGTTATGGAATTGGCTTATGCCAGAAATTTTTGGACTAACCCCACTTACCTATTGGCAAGCTGTTGGATTGTTTGTATTCTTAAAATTATTACTCGGAGGCTGTGGAGGCGGTGGAAGATCATCAAAAAATACGAAACAAAAATGTGATTCTAATTCTAAAAGCGATTTTTCTAAATGGAAGCATTATGATGAATTTTGGGAAGAAGAAGGTGATGAACTTTATAAGCAATACCTCGAACGAAAAACAAACCCAACTCAACAAAACGAATCTGGATCGGAAACAGAACAGCTTTAAATATCATTATTTTTAATACTACATTATGCATCTATTAATATTTGAAACAGATATTGAGTCGAAGGAAAAAGTAGAGTCTTTACACCCTTTACTTAATAAACATTCCGGTATTTTAAAATGGTCTATCGATTTTGAAGATATCGACAATGTACTTAGAATTGAAGCAACCGCTAATATTTCAGAAACGGATATCATTAATATGATTAAAACACGTGGCTTCTATATAGAAACATTAGCGAAATAAATAATTTCTTAAAACAGTCCGTCTACCTATCTTCCAAGGAAAGCTTTAAAAGTATTTTGCTCGTTTCAATGAAAACTCCGAGGCATGTCTCGAAGAATTTTTTTCTATTAAATACTTAAGCATTACATTTACATCATATAAAAAATGATACTATGAATCCGTCTGCTCAAGGTTGGATAAAAAAGCTACTAAAGGAGATTGAAAAAAAGGATATCATCTTTAATTTCAGTGAAGAAACCTTTTATAATGCCTTAAGGAATTGTGGTTTTATATATGGAAGTAATTTAGATATTGTTGGGAGTATTATTGATAAAAAAGACCTTACAGAAGATGAACTTTGTAAAGCAAATTTACTTTTAACGTTATTTCACACTCATAGTAATTCAAAGTCTAAAATACCATTTATTGACAGTGTTATAAACTTTTATACAGATATAAATGAGCTTAAAATTTCATTCTTTCAAGAATTATTAGGCGGTAAAAAATCTAGCGAACAACTCGAAAAAATAATTCATAAACGCGTACAAATAGATGCTAATGTACTTACCAAGAATTTTAATTATTTTATTATAAATGCTTTACTTTTTATTGATGCCTTGGCTTACCAAGAGTTTTTAAAGAGCAATACCATTTCAATTGATTATATAAGGAATTTAGAAGCAGCCATAGAGACTATTTCTTTAGATGTTTTAAACTCTAAAATTACAAAAAACCAATACGATGAAAGTTTAATAAAACTCTTTGAATCTTCCTTACGATTTAAAGATAACATTCATGTAAACTATAAAAAGTCTATTGAAATTATTAAAACGAAACAAGAAAAGTATTATGTTTTAGACTTAGCCTGTATGGCTACCTGGGGAGATAGAACTATTGATGATAACGAACAACAATTCTTATTTCAATTAGGTACCGATTTAAGCCTTCACACATCACGTATTAGCCAATCTATAGATACTGTAAATCATTTTTATAACACCAATAAAGACAATATAGCACTTTTAAGTTCTAAAAATATTGTACAGAGTTTTTACAATAACTCCAGTAAAATGGTCAATAAATTAATTACGAGAAATAGTAAACGTCTGTATCAAGAACTTAAAGACAGTAAAGAACTTATGATTTTATTGTCACAATCTACTGTTCGGGATTTAACCAACGAGGAACAAAAAAAAGTACAAGAACAATTGTTGGACATTTTTAAATCCATTCCTAGTCTTGCCATATTTATGCTTCCTGGAGGCGCATTATTACTACCGTTGGTTGTCAAATTTATTCCAAAATTATTGCCTTCTGCTTTTGATGATAATAGGATAGACGATTAATTATGAAAAAACAACTTCATACGTATTTAAATCGTTATGTATCCTTTTCTGAAGAAGAAGTAAATTCATTTTTTGATTATCTTACTGTACAAACATTTCAAAAAAAAGAATTCATCTTAAAAGAAGGTGATGTCTGCAAAATGAAGTTCTTTATCACTAAAGGGTTAATACGCATCTTTAAGATTGACGATAAAGGCAATGAGAATATCATCCATTTTGGGATTGAAAATTGGTGGATGACAAACATGGAAAGCTTTATTACCGAGCAACCTTCCCTCTTATATATTCAAGCACTTGAAGAAACGACAGTACTTACTATCAATAAAGCTAATTTAGAAAAAGCGTATGCCGTTATACCAAAACTAGAGCGATTGTTTAGGATTATAACCGAAAAAATGGTTATTGCTATTGAACGCAAAAACGAACATTATCTTAAAATGAATAGTAAAGAACGATACCGAGGATTTATAGATGAGCTTAAGGATTTTTCTCAACGTGTTCCCCAGTACATGATCGCCTCATACCTTCATATTACCCCAGAATATTTGAGCGAACTTAGAAAAACCAAATAATATTTATTTCTTAAGACATCTTAATTTTTAGCGATTTTCTCTATCCTAACTTTGTTTCATAATTAAAAATAACATCAAATTATGGAACGAATTTCTTATGCAGATATTCCCGAGGGAATGTTCGAAAACTTAAGAGTTATAGAAGATTTTTTAAACAATTCACCATTAGACAATAAGCTCATGGAGCTTGTAAAACTTAGAGTTTCCCAAAAAAATGGTTGTGCTTATTGTGTAGATATGCATTACAAAGAATTAAAGCATACCGGCGAAACAGAATTGCGTTTGTCATCTTTATGCGTATGGGAAGAAACCCCATATTTTTCTACTAAAGAAAGAATAGTATTAAAATTTGCAGAGACACTTACAAAAATAAATAGAGCACCAATACCCGAAGACGTTTATACGCCTTTATTAGACTATTTTAACAAAAATGAGGTATGCTATCTAACTCTGGCAATAACACAGATAAACACATGGAATAGGCTTATGAAAGTGTTTCTGTTTACTCCTGGAAATTATAAAGTAGGAGACCAATAATTATGAATCAAAATATCATTAAATTATTTCTAAGATTAGCAGTTAGTTTAGGGTTTCTTTCAGCCGTGGCAGATCGATTCGGGTTTTGGCAAGAAAACGTATCTGTCTGGGGAAACTGGCAATCTTTTTTAGACTACACGCAACTTATCAATCCATTCATACCAAAATCACTTATTCCTTTTTTAGGAATAACGGCTACTGTTGCAGAAATCATTTTTGCTCTATGTTTATTAATAGGTTTCAAAACTGAAACGTTTGCTAAATTGAGTGGAATTCTTTTATTAATTTTTGCCTTTGCTATGTGTTTTTCAACGGGGATCAAAGGGGTCTTTGATTTTTCTGTTTTATCAGCCTCTACAGCAGCTTTTGCTTTAAGTTCTATGAAAGAAAAACATCTTGAAATAGATCTCTTTTTTAATAAAACATCTTTATAAATAGTAACGGTAAAGTACACTTTTTACCACTTAATGAGATATCCGACAAAAGGTAATAGCAATTATCTTTTGTCGGATATTTCTTTAATATAGATATATGATTTCAAAAAAAAGTTGGATTCTATTTTTTTTCTGTTAGATTTACAATATAACTAACCATAAATCTAGAAAACATAGATATGACGTCGTACACTATAAAAGAAATTAATGATATTTTAAAAGGAGAATTAATAGGAAACACAACACAATCTATTAATGGTCCTGAACAATTACAACATGCTAATAATAATCATATCACTTTTATAGGAAGTACAAAATATGTTAAGCATTGGGCAGACTCAAAAGCCTGTGCAGCTGTAGTTAATGATAATTTAAATGTAGAACCCGGAGATAATCGCGCATTAATTAAAGTGAAAAATGCTGATTTAGCCATGGCTAAAATTTTAGAACTCTTTAATCCACCAGCACCAGAATTCGAAACAGATATTCATCCCACAGCAGTTATTCATAAAACTGCAAAAATTGGTGAAGGTTGTAAAATTGGTGCTAATTGCTATGTGGGTAAAAATGTAGAGCTTGGTAACGGTGTTATTTTATACCCTAACGTTTGTGTTTTTGATGAAACAACAATTGGTAATAATACCATAGCCTGGTCTGGAACCGTTATTAGAGAACGCTGCATCATAGGAAGCCATTGTATTTTCCATACCAATGTAAGCATTGGTGCTGATGGTTTTGGATATCGCCCCAGTGACGACGGACGTGGACTTGTTAAAATACCACAAATCGGTAATGTTATTATTGGCCATTATGTTGAAATTGGTGCAAATTCCTGTGTAGACCGTGCCAAATTTAGTGCTACTATTGTTGGTGATGGTTGTAAAATAGATAACTTAGTACAAATAGCCCATAATAGTGTTATGGGACGTTTTTGTATCATGGCTGGACATAGTGGACTTGCTGGCTCAGTAACTTTAGGCGATGGTGTTATTATTGGAGGAAGCGCTTCCATTAAAGATCACACAACTATAGAATCTGGCGCTACTGTAGGTGCTGGTTCTGGTGTTATGAACAATGTAAAGGCTGGAGAAACCGTTTTAGGATACCCTGCACAAGATGCCAGAGATATGCTAAAGCAATGGGTTGCCATGCGAAGACTTGCTAAAAAGTAGTATTTAGTTCTGAACTCATCTTGACTTTTTGTTTTTAACCGAAAATGAGATAAAATTTGTTCAGATGAGGCTTTTTTTGCAAAGCATAGCAGTGCTAAGCATAAAAAAAGTAACAAAATATGGGCGAATTTTAGCCATTTTTTAGGAAATAGAAAAAGTCAAGGTGAGTTCCTATTAAAAATCTATTTGTTATAATAAATATGTTAAAAAAATAAATCTATTTTTTTAACTGTAATTTTTTTTATTACATTTGTATTATGATTAAAACAAAATTCTCTGTCATATTACATATAATAACACTGTTAGCTTTGTATAAAGATGAATGGCTAAATTCAACCTTAATAGCTAGTAGTCTTAATATTAACCCTGTATTAGTAAGGAAAGAACTCGCTATACTTAAATCAAGTGGGCTTATTGAAAGTAAGGAAGGGAAAAATGGTGGAGTAAAACTATTAAAAGATGCGAAGAAAATACAGTTATCTGAAATATTTGCAATAGCCAAAGGATCAGACCATGTACTATCTTCACTTAAAAATGTACCCAACCCAAACTGTAGAGTAGGAAAACAAATCAATAAAAATTTAGGAATAGTCTTAGACGAAATTGATGGAGCTATAATAGAAAAGTTAAGTAAGCAAAGTCTTGAGGAATTTAAAAATCAATTTTAAAAAATTTTAACCAAAACTGTAACAAAAATAATGACATTTAAAAATTAAATTTATGAATAAAAAAATCAAAATAAACGGTATTGAAATATCATATCGCGAAGCAGGAGAACAAAATAAGGAAACCATATTACTTCTTCATGGATTTCCGTCTTCTTCACATATGTACAGAGACATCATAGAACTGCTATCTGGCCATTACCATCTTATTGCTCCAGACTATCCTGGTTTTGGATTAAGTGAAGCGCCATCAATAGATAAGTTTGAATATACATTTGAAAATATAAGTAAGACAATAGAAGCATTTATTGATACCCTTAAAATTCCTTCTTTTTATTTGATGATGCAGGACTATGGAGGACCAATTGGTTTTAGAATAGCCTCAAAAAGACCTCAACATATTAAAGGGCTCATCATCCAAAATGCTAATATGTATATGGAAGGTATGGGTGAATGGGCAAAGAAGATTGGAGAATATCAAAAAGCAAATAACTTAGAAGGGCTTAATAATTTTAAAAATTACTTAATGTCTTTAGAAGGGATAAAAGAACAATATCTATCAGGATCAAAACACCCAGAAAAAATAGACCCTATATCGTATACCACTGATACAAAATTCATGGAAAAAGCAGGGATTAATGAAGTTCAAACAGCTTTATTCTATAATTATGGAACAAACTTTCCTAAATACCCGGAATGGCAGAACTACTTAAAAGAACATCAGCCTAAAACGTTAGTGGTTTGGGGAGAAAATGACAAATTCTTTAGTAATCCTGGAGGAGCAGCTTATAATAAAGATCTAGATAATGCAGCCATACACTTCTTTGAAGGAGGCCATTTTATGTTAGAAGAATATAGCGATGAAGTTGCCGAACTAATTAAAGAATTCATCAAATAACTTAGAAAAAACAATATAAATTAAAATTCAATAAAAATGAAAATTACAATCGTAGGAGCTGGTGGAAACATTGGCAAAAGATTAGTCGCAGAAGCTGCTAATAGAAATCACCATTTAAATTTAATAACATCTAAAAACATTTCTGATTTCCATTTAGAAAATACTGATAATGTAAAAGCAACACAGGTTGATATTTTTGAC from Flavivirga abyssicola includes the following:
- the pepT gene encoding peptidase T yields the protein MISKENIIKRFVSYVTIDTESDPASKTTPSTKKQWDLANKLAEELKSIGMTDVSIDKNAYIMATLPSNVDHDVPTIGFISHFDTSPDFTGANVKPQIVENYNGHDIVLNEAENIVLSPDYFEDLLLYKGQTLITTDGTTLLGADDKAGICEIVSAMEYLVNHPEIKHGKIRVGFTPDEEIGRGAHKFDVEKFGADWAYTMDGSQIGELEYENFNAARAVVKIKGKIVHPGYAKGKMINSMYIAQEFINSLPRLETPEHTEGYQGFFHLHNIKGNVEETVLEYIIRDHDRGHFEARKEVMQKLTNELNSQYERQVVTTEIKDQYFNMKEKVEPVMHIVDIAEKAMRQLGIKPLIKAIRGGTDGSQLSYMGLPCPNIFAGGHNFHGRYEYVPVESMIKATEVICKIAELTALEE
- a CDS encoding Rrf2 family transcriptional regulator; the encoded protein is MIKTKFSVILHIITLLALYKDEWLNSTLIASSLNINPVLVRKELAILKSSGLIESKEGKNGGVKLLKDAKKIQLSEIFAIAKGSDHVLSSLKNVPNPNCRVGKQINKNLGIVLDEIDGAIIEKLSKQSLEEFKNQF
- a CDS encoding DoxX family protein, with the translated sequence MNQNIIKLFLRLAVSLGFLSAVADRFGFWQENVSVWGNWQSFLDYTQLINPFIPKSLIPFLGITATVAEIIFALCLLIGFKTETFAKLSGILLLIFAFAMCFSTGIKGVFDFSVLSASTAAFALSSMKEKHLEIDLFFNKTSL
- a CDS encoding quinone-dependent dihydroorotate dehydrogenase, with product MYKLFLRPLFFLFDPEKIHYFTFSLIKFTSKIPGIKAVFRSLYVVKGAKLKRNLFGLTFKNPVGLAAGFDKNAVLYNELADFGFGFIEIGTVTPKGQAGNPKKRLFRLKGDQGIINRMGFNNEGLEAAIFQLKKNKGKLIIGGNIGKNTSTKPEDYTKDYLECFNALHPYVDYFVLNVSCPNVGSHAKLNDKDYLEELIGAVQNANKTFEKQKPILLKIAPDLNEGQLDEIVALVAETKLDGVIASNTSMDRSHLKASKEMLESIGHGGLSGQPIKDKSTKVIKYLSDKSHKSFPIIGVGGIHSAEDALEKIDAGADLVQIYTGFIYEGPSLIKQINKALLKRA
- a CDS encoding LETM1-related biofilm-associated protein → MNPSAQGWIKKLLKEIEKKDIIFNFSEETFYNALRNCGFIYGSNLDIVGSIIDKKDLTEDELCKANLLLTLFHTHSNSKSKIPFIDSVINFYTDINELKISFFQELLGGKKSSEQLEKIIHKRVQIDANVLTKNFNYFIINALLFIDALAYQEFLKSNTISIDYIRNLEAAIETISLDVLNSKITKNQYDESLIKLFESSLRFKDNIHVNYKKSIEIIKTKQEKYYVLDLACMATWGDRTIDDNEQQFLFQLGTDLSLHTSRISQSIDTVNHFYNTNKDNIALLSSKNIVQSFYNNSSKMVNKLITRNSKRLYQELKDSKELMILLSQSTVRDLTNEEQKKVQEQLLDIFKSIPSLAIFMLPGGALLLPLVVKFIPKLLPSAFDDNRIDD
- the lpxD gene encoding UDP-3-O-(3-hydroxymyristoyl)glucosamine N-acyltransferase, which translates into the protein MTSYTIKEINDILKGELIGNTTQSINGPEQLQHANNNHITFIGSTKYVKHWADSKACAAVVNDNLNVEPGDNRALIKVKNADLAMAKILELFNPPAPEFETDIHPTAVIHKTAKIGEGCKIGANCYVGKNVELGNGVILYPNVCVFDETTIGNNTIAWSGTVIRERCIIGSHCIFHTNVSIGADGFGYRPSDDGRGLVKIPQIGNVIIGHYVEIGANSCVDRAKFSATIVGDGCKIDNLVQIAHNSVMGRFCIMAGHSGLAGSVTLGDGVIIGGSASIKDHTTIESGATVGAGSGVMNNVKAGETVLGYPAQDARDMLKQWVAMRRLAKK
- a CDS encoding RNA polymerase sigma factor, with the translated sequence MNSESENSKKLNDFFGREYRSLKIYVNNRIKDTASRNAEDIIQDVALKLFSGADRYAPINNVAGFVYRSIRNKIIDIMRTTKQTEQIEIDSEFSNLAEMIHQSTDNHTSEEMIPLLKKSIKQLKPGYRDIIIAVDFEGYTYKEISKETGIPEGTLMSRRHRAIGMLYKKLESEINKYKNDIS
- a CDS encoding carboxymuconolactone decarboxylase family protein, whose product is MERISYADIPEGMFENLRVIEDFLNNSPLDNKLMELVKLRVSQKNGCAYCVDMHYKELKHTGETELRLSSLCVWEETPYFSTKERIVLKFAETLTKINRAPIPEDVYTPLLDYFNKNEVCYLTLAITQINTWNRLMKVFLFTPGNYKVGDQ
- a CDS encoding alpha/beta fold hydrolase, whose amino-acid sequence is MNKKIKINGIEISYREAGEQNKETILLLHGFPSSSHMYRDIIELLSGHYHLIAPDYPGFGLSEAPSIDKFEYTFENISKTIEAFIDTLKIPSFYLMMQDYGGPIGFRIASKRPQHIKGLIIQNANMYMEGMGEWAKKIGEYQKANNLEGLNNFKNYLMSLEGIKEQYLSGSKHPEKIDPISYTTDTKFMEKAGINEVQTALFYNYGTNFPKYPEWQNYLKEHQPKTLVVWGENDKFFSNPGGAAYNKDLDNAAIHFFEGGHFMLEEYSDEVAELIKEFIK
- a CDS encoding Crp/Fnr family transcriptional regulator — protein: MKKQLHTYLNRYVSFSEEEVNSFFDYLTVQTFQKKEFILKEGDVCKMKFFITKGLIRIFKIDDKGNENIIHFGIENWWMTNMESFITEQPSLLYIQALEETTVLTINKANLEKAYAVIPKLERLFRIITEKMVIAIERKNEHYLKMNSKERYRGFIDELKDFSQRVPQYMIASYLHITPEYLSELRKTK
- a CDS encoding T9SS-dependent choice-of-anchor J family protein, which translates into the protein MNIFISNLKFLLLSVFLSISYYTSGQNKLESSCGTVTTPESLEYINSIKPQIKKHEQEFIAYKSNKSNSHKIVNSIPIKAHIIRSSNGTGGLNISDLNDAIDNLNDIYAGAYMEFFLCDGINYIDDDAFCHFKKGNESDLKATNYTAGLINIYFTDYLENTSEESICGYSNNVGRNDDIIVMKNSCATNNSSLPHELGHFFSLVHTHGPDNSKMTSELVDGSNCDTDGDGICDTPADPMLSSNTINNFCEFTGIETDANGHTFNPDTGNMMSYSRKSCRNHFTDQQLARMYAFYQTTKNYLACPSFNANFVADTSVTCEETLTVNFKNNCSNITNWQWDVDSDGVIDYTNQNPSHTYNAGIYDVTLTVSNKSKTIKKTFSKFIKVGTKINPLQESFDDFEIAGDHGWTTIDASKNGYNWYSNTGQTTTKGTGPLNDNISNNNIGKYIYAEASGAKLGDVAEFISPCINITTSNTKLEFSYHMFGKDIGALHVDIKTNSGYINDVIPALYGNQQANQNAPFLKQTVNLSSYEDQTIKIRFRAVRGAGWNGDIAIDNIFIKGYEEKEQTIPNTIANIKAYPNPITSNSLYIKTTNTEDILKYQISNLFGQVFLSGTLTNQPINVSDLASGTYFLTLTSKNSRIVKKIVK